The nucleotide sequence ggggggaggggtgcaatATATTGTAATTAATTTCCTGAAATGGGAGGAGACCGCACAAAGTAGCTCTGCTGCATGGTAAATAGATCCCCATTCTGCCAGTTGACTTGATTCTAGAGACTCTCTGCATGGACCTTAAGCATTTCAACAGGAAAGGTGAGACTTGAGTTTGTGGCACCTTCTCAAAGGAAGAGAAGAATACATCACATGGCATAGACAGTCCCCAAGCCTGGGTGGAGGAGGAATACAGCACTCCCTGCTGGAGACTGAGAGGGAAACACTCCCTGAATGGGGAGGATGAAGTCTGACACTTACCGCTCCTGAAAGCTTCCTCCTCCCATTGTAAAATGCTGTGAGGAGGGATCACTTccaggggaagagggaaaaatcacccccctgttGCGAAAAGCAGGGAGAGACTAAAACAAGGGCTCCCAGGAATCCCTTCTCCACAGTGGCATATACCTAGATTGTCAGCTTTTTGTtcagcacagtggggttctggtccatgactagggctcctaggtgatGCTGCAGTACACTTAAGTGCCCTGCCAAAGGACTCTGAACACAGCTGGGACATGGCAGCATTCTGATTTCAACCCCTGTGTCATGGGGTCCTACTCACTGCaagggcacctcctcctggttgcTCTGGGGATCAGCTTTTTGTAGGTCCAATTCCCCCTTCTGCCACTTGTTGCGTGCCTCTCTCCCAGAGACTCCAGGTGCTCTCCCTTCCTGGTTTGGCCCTCCTGCCAGGTCACTATggtttcccccttctggggtatcaaagtctttccaAAGAAGCTGTCTCCAGCAATCTTCTTATTCAATGCCCAGTTGATggcacttccccagtggctggtttgagaacctaggcccaccctctaGCCCTGGTTCCAGACCAGGGACCatctaatcagcagccaaggccTACACTATCTTaacccttgctgctgtttccctgggccttTTCCTACATCCTTTCCCTGGGTTTCTCACCCTAACAGACAGCGGGTGGCTGCAGGTTCCTTCACTGCAGCCCCTTTCCACTgctagcttcctggctttatcctAGCCCCGCCTGTTCCTTCGCAGCTGGGCTCGGTCATCTTTCAGGGGATTACTTGGGCCACCtaattcccctcagctgtggcctagTTGGTTGATCTGCCCCTTCTAGGCTAGTGTGGGATGAATACCGCATCATACCCTGCCAACACCATTGCCTCCTCCTGAGCCTCAGGTAAAACAAGCTCAAACATTTCAAAACGTGTCTCAAACACTAcccagtcatagattcatagatactaaggtcagaagggaccattctgatcatctagtctgacctcctgcacagcgcaggccacagaatctcctcTGGGTCCCCTGCAGTACAGCTGATGCCTTATCCCCAGTTCATGCTTTCTGGGCTACCCGTGTTGTAAAGCTGCTGCACTCTGGCTCTGACCTGTAGCTGTTGGGGGGGATTGACTGCAGTGTGGTGAGAGAAAACCATGCATTGGAAGGACTTTTACAGGTAACCCCTCTTTAGAATTCCCTGGCTTTTTAAAGTTTGTCATTTCAAGCGACACTGTTCTCTTTgggccttttttcttttacattcctGCTACTTAGGACAAAGTTAAGGCTGAAGAAGTAAGTTTGTCAGGAAATGTCCttagttattttgttttttcgGTTTAATAAAGTTGTCAGGGAAGAATGGTGCTAGCCCTTGCCATAGAGAACTGTTTATTTGCCACCAAATAAATTACATTATTTCCTGGACTACAGGTATGTCAAGGATATTTTGACCTAAAAtttctacaattaaaaaaaaaacaattaaatacaatTATCCACCTTTATTTTGCTAACCCACCTGATCAAACGTAAACTTTACAATCTTACGCTATCCGATTTCGCGTATCAGTGTGCTTGCAGAGAGGCAAACCTTATTAGAAAATAATAGTCTTTATTTTAGATGCTGTTTCGTGCAGGTCCTAGCCTTAGCTAAGAACTCAAGCCGGCTTTCATCTCTGAAGCATAAAACAGTCATGACCAGGGAACAACTAAGAGTCAAAATATAATATGTAGCCAAAATGTCACTAAGTGAATATTCTGTCATTCATCTCGACACTTTATACATGGAATTGTGTTTATGAAAATATCCTCGCAAGCTTTCCTGTTACATAGGACAGTAAGTTTCTTATTCTTTACATCAAAGCTTCACTTTATTAAGATGCTTTCAAGGCCCCAAGCACCCTCGATCTTGTTGCATAAAATAGTTGCTTCATTAGAAATGCTTAAGAACACccaaaagctttttttccccctccaaagcCCTTGCAGATGTCTGTACAAGGACTGAGGCAATcaaagaaaatttaatttttacagACACAATCAGAATCTGACATTATTTTCATATATTAACCATGGAGGTGCTGATGAGTTCAGTTCCATAGTTCAGACTGAGTTCCATTTTGCATAacagcagggatgcaacctcCGTTCTGTATACAAAACAAGTGAGTCCCCTCCCTAAATGTCCAGCACTCACTCTTCGAGTACAGAATGAGTTTTCGGCTAATTTACAAGTAAATTCATTCATTGGTTTATATACTCAAACTGGGTCCTTTAAGAAATTAGTGTTGGCATGAGTCTTTTCTCTGTCCTGAGTGATCTTAGCAGAGTAGAGCACCAAGCGTCAGCCTTCCTGGCCAGCTAACTTGCAAGCCGTGGTCCTATTGACTGTAATGTCCCAGTGGTACCAAGGCAGACTGGACACATGCCAGGAGTTCTCACTGATGGATAGCTTGGCCCAGCTGGCACTGCTCTTCAAAGGTTCCTTTCGGCGGCTGCACACTCGTTTGGGCATCAGTGTTTGTAAGGCTCCTCAATGGCACCGCTGCTTGGCTTCATTGAGCACTGAGCCAGCATCGCCAAAAGAAACCAGAGCGGGAGTGAAGGGGAAGCAGAGACATTGGGACTCTGGGCCTGCGGtttttctctccctgctcccaccaCACAGCAAAGTGGTGGTCTCACTAACACAGCCTTCTAAACCAATAAGTCAATGGtaaaccaagggccagattcaccagtaaGCATTGGTTGATTTGTGCTACTCTGGTGAACTGGCTAGTGTcctctggctgctttgcattCCTTTGGTATCCCAGAGAATCCACGCTtggaagtttaattttttttttttaaatgattgaagGTTGGTGCCGTGTTTCTTCAAATCCTTAGAAATATCTAGTAGCATTCTCTTTGGGTTTCTTATTTAGTGTTCATCTATGAAAATTGTTTAGAACTAGGGAAATTCCCagataaaaaatatataataagaTGGAGTTAAGGTTGAAAAGGTGTCTCAGTAATTAAAGGATTAAACAACTGCTATTAAACAACTGCTACAGGGATGTGATAGTGATCTCAAAACAAAGCATTACAAAACCAggcaattcagagttaaggttacactcaaaagaaatccaaacatgttaggGTAAGAAATGCACAGTCAAGGCATCcaaaaaccttaactctgccctagaGTCATGCCAAgttgggagtgtgtggggggtgggggtgggattgaTATGAAATAAAATCTAATgtgtttaaaattcatttttttctaacCTGGGATTACAAAtcctacagggcagagttaaggttgtttgggtatATTGACTGTGCATTTCTTACCTTATGATACATATTCTCATCCTTAACTTCATTTTACTGTAGATTCTCATGGGGATAATATTAAtgatacctagctcttatctagcactttttacttacagatctcaaagcaccttacaaaacTGATCAGTGTCATTATCCCTATTATACAGTTGGGAAAACTGAGTCAtggaaaggttaagtgacttgcccaaggttacacagcaggCCAGTGCCATAGCTGGGAACTGACGTGGAGTCTCCCGAGTACCAGTGCAGGGCTCTATCCACAGGCAATGCTGGCTCCAAAATTTTCCCTTTTATTCTCATGTTTTAAAAAGCCTTATATTTGCATTAAGCTGAGAACATTTCTTTCACGTCGAGGCTGTATCATCCACAGCCTGTCATCACCAAAAGTACAAGATGCCTGCTATTACACGGATCCCTTTCAAAGCTGTTTGAAAAAATACCCGACATGTAAACTTCATTGCATGTGACCACTGTAATCCACTGTGTTactcatcttcctcatcatctTCAGGGTTCCTCTGCAGGACAGAGGTCAGTTTATTCTGTAAGACTGCTGCCAGCTTTTTAGAAGTTTTCTTGAGGAAAGCACTCCCGGGGTGAGCGTTATTGACATGCAGATACAAGTCCTCTTGTGTTGGGCCCGTGTAGCCACAATCTTCGCAGACGTAAAGTTTATCGCGCCGCTGTTTGTACGCATATTGCTGCTGCACCCCATGGATCTTTTTAAGGTGGGATTCCAGAGAACATCGCTGGGTAAATGCCTTGTTGCAGATCTCACATTTGTAAGGACGAATTCCTACAAGACCAGACGacattgtttattattaattattatgaatCACATTTATTGCAGTAACACTTTGGAACAAACCAAGAAAAAACACCCTATTGCGCTAGGCTGCAAACACTGATTAgtagatagtccctgccccaaaccgtttacattctaaataaatatttacactttCTTAGGCTAAGATTTTCTGAAGTGGGTGCCTTAGGCGAGGTACCTTAAATTCATATTAGGCACCTAATACCCTgtttcaggaaagcacaaaagcgtttcaatgagatttaggaaCATGTTTAAGCTGAACAGGGAGGCTTTCTTGAATCATTGTCTTAAATAATacggtgttgccaactctcatgatattGTCTTTgatggggccagggtttcaccctaTGTTTCCAGGTATTGTGGATGCTGAGAAAAAGCTGTAAAAGTTTTCCCCTAAAGACTCAAAACCCAGAGGGCAAATAAAAAAcactaacttaaaaaaaactctcaatttttaagccaatctcatgattttcggGACCCTGGCTCACAAGTTTTGAGCTATTTTGCTCAATTTCCAACCTTAGATAAACTGGTGCAATTTTGTGTTTAGACATTGTGATCCTTCTAATATTTATACTATGGCTGTCGACTAATCGCAGTTATCTCACGTGATTAACTTAAATAAATTAATGgggactaaaaaaattaattgcgatgaattgcagttttaattgcactgttaaataatagaataccaattgaaatttattaaatattttggatgtttttctgcattttcatatatattgtattctatgttgtaatcaaagtgtatattatttttgcttacaaatatttgcactgtaaaaatgataaacaaaagaaatagtatttttcaattcacctcatacaagtactgtagtgcaatctctttatcatgaaagtgcaatttacaaatgcagatttttttttttgctacatgacttcactcaaaaacagaacaatgtaaaacttcagagccaacaagtccactcagtcctacttcttgttcagccaatcgctaagacaaacaagtttgtttacatttacaggagataatgctgcccgcttcttatttacaatgtcaccagcaAGTAAggacaggtgtttgcatggcacttttgtagccagcattgcaaggtatttacgtgccagatatgctaaacgttcatatgccccttcatgctttggccaccattccagaggacatgcttccatgctgatgacactcattaaaaaaataagtgttaatttgtgactgaactccttgggggagaattgtatgtcccctgctctgttttacccgcattctgccatatatttcatgttatagcagtcttggatgatgactgagcacatgttgttcattttaagaacactttcattgcagatttgacaaaatgcaaagaaggtaccaatgtgagatttctaaatatggctacagcactggacccaagatttaagaatctgaagtgccttccaaaatctgagagggacgaggtgtggagcttgctttcagaagtcttaaaaaagcaacactccgaagcagaaactacagaacctgaaccaccaaaaaagaaaatcaaccttctgctggtggcatctaactcagataatgaaaatgaacatgcattggtccacactgctctggactgttatcgagcagaacctagCAGAACCTATCACCTGCATGGACACgtatcttctggaatggtggttgaagcatgaagggacatgtgaatctttagcgcatctggcacataaatatcttgcgatgccagctacaacaatgccatgagaacgcctgttatcactttcaggtgacattgtaaacaagaagtgggcagcattatctcctgcaaatgtaaacaaacttgtttgtctgtgcaattggctgaacaagaagtaggactgagtggacttgcaggctctaaaattttacattttaaagttttttttgtacataattctacatttgtaagttcaactttcatgataaagaaactgcactacagtactcgtattagtgaattgaaaaatactatttcgttttttacagtgcaaatacttgtaatcaaaaataaatattaagtgagcactgtacactttgtattcagtgttgtaattgaaatcagtatatttgaaaatgtagaaagcatccaaaaatatttaaataaatggtattctattgtttaacagtgcaattaatcacaattaatttttttaatcgcttgacagccctaatttatacaCATGTGCAAAACAGTTTGTAAGCTCAGGGCATTACTGCTGCAGGCagacagaaacaaaagaaaaagaagagtaaAATTCCCCCATTCATATAAATGGATGGTAACTAATGGACACCCACATTGTTGACGACTCAACTACtcgatcattttagcagaaacatccagctaatcTGAGGCTGGAGGAGGGAGATTCTCAATCACATATTTTCCTAATAGTGTTGAAATGTTTGTCCCAGTCACACTAGTAGTTAGGTCACGTCTACACTACATGTGCTCCACCAGTACACCTATGGTGCCaaagctatgccactgtagcatcaTAGTGTAGATTCTTCCTACAGTGACACAAGGGTTTTTTCCACTGCAGTagataatccatctccccaagcgATGGTAGCTAGctcaacagattcttttgttaaCCTAGCCGCCTTTACACTGGAGGTtagaccaacatagctacagcgCTCCGGGGTGGGAATTCTTCACAATTCCCATCAAATCTAGTTGGAATTCAGGAAAAACAGTCAAGTTTCAAATCATATCTAGAACAAACAAAATTTACCTCTgattaaactgaaataatttatgCTGGTTATTTTTCACACTGAATTCATCTCAGGCAATGGAAAGTGACttatcagtttcactttcagattctcaTGCACTATCAGAGAGCTGCAAAGTTTtggttgcaaacactgcagggaaTGGAAACGTCACACTATACTATATATGGAAATGTGTCTGCTGgtcttagcttttttttttgtccttaatAAAATCTTACAAAATCTAAACTCTGGGCCAAATTGAACCCAACAGTGTGTCTCAAAATATTGTTCCCTGCTGTTCGTCTCCAACAGGTTTCCATGCACAAACTGAAGATCCCACAATGGTTTTCAAATAGAAAGACACGTATCTTGGCCAATGTTTTCTCAGTAAATTAGATGTCAGTGGCTGTGTGGGAGCGACTGCTAAGCCATAAATGCCGTGTTTGCCTACACAGTTATTGCACCTGGATGTGCAGTGGGGTACCTGGCTAATGACTCTGTGCTTGGGGATACCATAAACAAAAAGGATAATCAAAGTTGCACTATAGCATCCCTAAGGTCCTGGTTAGTACTGAAACAGAGAGAAATCAGGGAGCTTGCCCAGTAGTCACTGGGTGTCCAAATCCTGCAGCACAAGCTAAACACCTGCTGGTTTAGTGATCCTTATTTTACAGGATAGCCAGCTTGCCCAAGAATGTCTTCAGTGGTGAGGTTGAAGTCTAGGGGTCCCTCAGAAATTGCACTGGCGTAACTAGATTGATATAGTTAAACCAGGGCAACCTTCTAGTGGACACTCTTAAAAATCAATCAGTCCATACTTATTTGGCTTAATTCAGTTATCTGCCACTCTTACAAGAGTGTCCACATAAGGCTCCAATTTAGGCTCCCTCTGCGTAACCACTCGCGCCAGTTTACTTAAATTGGTGCAAACCCTTGTGTGAACACTCTTATTCCAGTTTGAAAgcggcttattttggtttagcttaatccTGTTCCTAATTGAGTGAAGCTAAACTGGAACAACaatgtccacacagccttttgtaCTTTAAATGTCTCCACACAGAGCAGCACAAGTCCTTCCTTTAATGGGTGCAATTTCTGTGAAGCCCAAAGCAGCGTGATTCTGCCACAGCTGGCTCTGTGGGACACCTGTGCTCAGGGCTAGGAGAAGTCAGATTTGCTGTCTGGCTTCCCTCAAACCAGCCAGTCTGGAGGGGAGGCAGAGAAGGATGTAACCAAACCAAACCGTAGTTATCTGAGGTTGTACTGAACATAAAATCCTATTCTGTGGAATTGCACCCTGTGACTATTcaccaaaccacttctttctgtTGCCAGTAGGGGGCAGAGgactttagttttaaaaaaggaacactAGGCAGTCCCGCTGCAGAACCTTCTCCCAGCTGCTCTCACCTGTATGGGTCCTCACGTGTCTCTTCAGATCAAAGGTGTCATTGAACCCTTTGCCACAGAAGGTGCACAGATGTCTCTTTACTTGGCTGTGACACTTCACATGACGGTTGAGCATCCTCTGCAAACGAAAGCCTTTGCCACATAGCTCACAATTGTGCAGCGCTGCATCGTCGCAGGTGCCAGTCGTGAACTAACGGATGGAAATAAAACATGGTTCGATCTGATTCTGGGTCAACAGGCAACAGCAAAGAACAGGGGGATTCTCCCCCTGCACAGTGAAAAAATCCTCACGGTAACAACACAGGAGAAACTGAATAGTATCGCAAACGGGAAATCGGCTTTTATTGTCTGAGGCCTTAGCTTCCCGCTTGCAGTGAGCTTTGTAAGGCTGACCCCTTGCACCCTCATTCCTCACACTGACCTCCCTGCATTACCAGGGCTTTCGTCTCCAAAACCATTAGGGCCAGAGATCCATCGCATCCAGTACAAACACGACGTAATGTCCTTGCGTTACatgtcccctccccatgcccccatAATGAGTGAAACAACCTGGCTCTGACAACAGGGTGCCATTTCACAATACACTGAATTATCTGCCCAGCTGtatccagggcctgattttcaaaggcacaaaggacgGCCAGGT is from Dermochelys coriacea isolate rDerCor1 chromosome 3, rDerCor1.pri.v4, whole genome shotgun sequence and encodes:
- the OVOL2 gene encoding transcription factor Ovo-like 2, which produces MPRAFLVKRRSPQPASRSWDELPDEERADTYIPGGISCVLLNYRIEDSCSLESNGSSATSTREAERSDPPTPQPAAKTGNAEGTLLDLAMKRPVVRSKIKFTTGTCDDAALHNCELCGKGFRLQRMLNRHVKCHSQVKRHLCTFCGKGFNDTFDLKRHVRTHTGIRPYKCEICNKAFTQRCSLESHLKKIHGVQQQYAYKQRRDKLYVCEDCGYTGPTQEDLYLHVNNAHPGSAFLKKTSKKLAAVLQNKLTSVLQRNPEDDEEDE